Proteins found in one Salvia splendens isolate huo1 chromosome 10, SspV2, whole genome shotgun sequence genomic segment:
- the LOC121750465 gene encoding transcription factor HY5-like isoform X1, producing MLIAREEMQEPTMTTSSIAASSLPSSSERSSSSALNIEAKEVNEGMESDDEIRRVPEMGGAIGSVGGAVQPSSGGCKGRGRSPGDKEKKRLKRLLRNRVSAQAARERKKAYVGDLEVRVKNLESKNAELEERLSTFQNENQMLRKILKNTTKGAQEGNK from the exons ATGCTGATTGCAAGAGAAGAAATGCAGGAGCCTACTATGACGACGAGCTCAATTGCAGCGAGCTCTCTGCCTTCGAGCAGTGAGAGATCTTCGAGCTCAGCTCTCAACATTGAAGCAAAAGAag TTAATGAAGGTATGGAGAGTGATGATGAAATAAGAAGAGTGCCGGAGATGGGTGGCGCAATAGGGTCCGTGGGCGGGGCTGTCCAGCCTTCATCCGGTGGTTGTAAAGGGAGAGGGAGAAGCCCGGGTGATAAAGAGAAGAAAAGGTTGAAAAG GTTGTTGAGGAATCGGGTTTCGGCACAAGCAGCAAGGGAGAGGAAGAAAGCGTATGTGGGTGATTTGGAAGTTAGAGTTAAAAATTTGGAATCTAAAAACGCTGAGCTTGAAGAGCGCCTTTCCACTTTTCAAAATGAGAATCAAATGCTTCGAAAG ATACTCAAGAATACGACCAAGGGTGCACAGGAGGGAAACAAATGA
- the LOC121752968 gene encoding polyadenylate-binding protein-interacting protein 7-like: protein MNLSAAEADSVANKKLGAEAALNPNAAEFVPFALRSPATNMKILETSPKLTASGKSVLDRSEPSVSNTSNSEEEAQQYWCHQLPDDITPDFKLMGIDNDANIDSRYMSLTNCGFTLKDQQAFPVYPLDGNARAEKLRYPVSSIGECLQTSWDRKILSGTDGSTNQAFVAEMSNEQLLLNNADLCRLEFLASQFPSFSAESIADAYLSSGGDLNLTINVLTQLELRVNRGSTLSPKAFSTPNLSASSLPPPRVPNGHSGSRKPAGEYQQNVRPNWPPVNNSSRLIRSFLNIPSLAATESSIWKYDRNGLSDARQVLAKSIYGDRLQSRGSPLTSPARLDTGISFANMYREKREEACDHARVHNAYIEQARQAYLAGNNTLAKELSMIGQLHGVQVKAANVEAQKSIYYHQRNSNITNGAEQMIDLHGLNVSEAIFVLKCELAVLRNAARSVDQRVLVLIGVGAGHHTWGSPTAARLPAAVQRYLLEVEGLNYSEPRPGLLRVVIY, encoded by the exons ATGAACTTGTCAGCAGCAGAGGCTGATTCTGTAGCTAACAAGAAGCTCGGTGCTGAAGCAGCTTTGAATCCGAATGCTGCAGAGTTTGTCCCGTTTGCTCTAAGGTCACCGGCTACAAACATGAAAATTCTAGAGACGTCTCCAAAACTTACCGCATCGGGAAAATCTGTGTTAGATAGGTCAGAGCCATCAGTTTCAAATACCTCCAACTCTGAAGAAGAGGCACAGCAGTACTGGTGTCACCAGCTCCCAGACGACATCACTCCCGACTTTAAGCTGATGGGGATAGATAACGATGCCAACATAGACTCAAGATATATGTCTCTAACAAATTGTGGCTTTACATTGAAAGATCAGCAAGCTTTTCCAGTTTATCCCTTGGATGGTAATGCTCGTGCTGAAAAGCTGAGATATCCTGTCTCATCCATTGGAGAGTGTCTTCAGACGTCTTGGGACAGGAAAATTCTCAGTGGCACTGATGGCAGCACGAATCAAGCTTTCGTGGCTGAAATGTCGAATGAGCAGTTATTGTTGAACAATGCGGACTTGTGCCGTCTTGAGTTTTTAGCCTCACAATTTCCATCTTTTTCTGCTGAAAGCATTGCCGATGCGTACTTGTCTAGTGGAGGTGATCTGAACCTCACAATCAACGTGCTTACTCAGCTCGAG CTCCGAGTTAACAGAGGCTCAACTCTTAGTCCAAAGGCTTTCTCCACTCCTAATCTCAGCGCCTCGAGCCTTCCTCCTCCCCGTGTCCCAAATGGTCATAGTGGTTCAAGAAAGCCTGCTGGTGAATATCAGCAAAATGTTAGGCCTAATTGGCCTCCTGTCAATAATAGTTCTCGTCTTATAAGATCTTTCTTGAACATCCCATCACTAGCTGCTACAGAGTCTAGCATCTGGAAATATGACAGAAACGGGTTATCAGATGCTAGACAAGTTCTGGCGAAGAGCATTTATGGCGATAGGCTGCAAAGTCGGGGATCACCTCTTACGTCTCCAGCCAGGCTTGACACCGGAATATCATTTG CGAACATGTATCGTGAGAAGCGGGAGGAAGCTTGTGATCATGCACGTGTGCATAATGCATATATCGAGCAG GCACGACAAGCATACCTCGCTGGTAACAACACCCTAGCCAAGGAATTGAGCATGATCGGACAGCTGCATGGTGTGCAGGTGAAAGCAGCCAACGTTGAAGCTCAAAAATCGATCTACTATCATCAAAG GAATTCGAATATCACGAACGGTGCAGAGCAAATGATCGACCTACATGGTCTAAACGTGAGCGAGGCCATTTTTGTGCTCAAATGCGAGCTTGCTGTTCTAAGGAATGCAGCAAGGTCAGTAGACCAACGAGTGCTCGTCTTGATTGGTGTGGGGGCTGGTCATCACACATGGGGCTCGCCCACGGCTGCTAGACTTCCGGCTGCTGTACAACGCTACCTACTGGAGGTGGAGGGCCTCAACTACTCCGAGCCGCGGCCTGGGCTCCTTAGGGTTGTGATATACTGA
- the LOC121750465 gene encoding transcription factor HY5-like isoform X2, producing the protein MLIAREEMQEPTMTTSSIAASSLPSSSERSSSSALNIEAKEGMESDDEIRRVPEMGGAIGSVGGAVQPSSGGCKGRGRSPGDKEKKRLKRLLRNRVSAQAARERKKAYVGDLEVRVKNLESKNAELEERLSTFQNENQMLRKILKNTTKGAQEGNK; encoded by the exons ATGCTGATTGCAAGAGAAGAAATGCAGGAGCCTACTATGACGACGAGCTCAATTGCAGCGAGCTCTCTGCCTTCGAGCAGTGAGAGATCTTCGAGCTCAGCTCTCAACATTGAAGCAAAAGAag GTATGGAGAGTGATGATGAAATAAGAAGAGTGCCGGAGATGGGTGGCGCAATAGGGTCCGTGGGCGGGGCTGTCCAGCCTTCATCCGGTGGTTGTAAAGGGAGAGGGAGAAGCCCGGGTGATAAAGAGAAGAAAAGGTTGAAAAG GTTGTTGAGGAATCGGGTTTCGGCACAAGCAGCAAGGGAGAGGAAGAAAGCGTATGTGGGTGATTTGGAAGTTAGAGTTAAAAATTTGGAATCTAAAAACGCTGAGCTTGAAGAGCGCCTTTCCACTTTTCAAAATGAGAATCAAATGCTTCGAAAG ATACTCAAGAATACGACCAAGGGTGCACAGGAGGGAAACAAATGA
- the LOC121753325 gene encoding copper transporter 5.1-like encodes MMHMTFYWGRSVTILFDSWQTNSWPGYFLSLLALFLFGAFYQYMEERRLRLKLLSVAKPPPSSAAETPLLNKLSGRRFGPYQLAGSVLFGVNSAIGYFLMLAVMSFNAGVFIAVVVGLAAGYLAFRGGDEEVVVVDNPCACA; translated from the coding sequence ATGATGCACATGACCTTTTACTGGGGCCGAAGCGTCACCATCCTCTTCGATTCATGGCAGACCAATTCCTGGCCGGGCTACTTCCTCTCTCTCCTCGCCCTCTTCCTCTTCGGCGCCTTCTACCAGTACATGGAGGAGCGCCGCCTCCGATTGAAGCTCCTCTCCGTTGCCAAACCCCCTCCATCCTCCGCCGCCGAGACTCCTCTCCTGAACAAGCTCAGCGGCCGCCGCTTTGGGCCCTACCAGCTCGCCGGATCGGTCCTATTCGGAGTCAATTCTGCGATCGGGTACTTCCTGATGCTGGCGGTGATGTCGTTCAACGCCGGCGTGTTCATCGCGGTGGTGGTCGGGCTCGCCGCGGGATACCTGGCGTTCCGCGGCGGCGATGAGGAAGTGGTGGTGGTTGACAATCCCTGCGCCTGCGCTTGA
- the LOC121751766 gene encoding uncharacterized protein LOC121751766, which produces MEQKPVVARCECCGLTEECTEAYVERVRGRYSGRWICGLCAEAVKEEMVRIGSCEEALDRHMNFCRNFRNLCPPKKPTEDLIAAVKQLLMRSLDSPRSKKPGLLRTQSCEPAMQSGRLL; this is translated from the coding sequence ATGGAGCAGAAACCAGTGGTGGCGCGGTGCGAGTGCTGCGGGCTGACGGAGGAGTGCACGGAGGCGTACGTGGAGCGCGTGCGCGGCCGCTATTCGGGGCGGTGGATCTGCGGGCTTTGCGCGGAGGCCGTGAAGGAGGAGATGGTGAGAATCGGTAGCTGCGAAGAAGCCCTCGATCGGCACATGAATTTCTGCCGGAATTTCAGGAATCTTTGCCCGCCGAAGAAGCCCACGGAGGACCTGATCGCCGCCGTCAAGCAGCTGCTTATGAGGAGCCTTGACTCGCCCCGGTCGAAGAAGCCCGGCCTGCTCCGCACCCAAAGCTGCGAGCCAGCCATGCAGTCTGGCCGGCTTCTTTGA